A section of the Streptomyces sp. SCL15-4 genome encodes:
- a CDS encoding 2-hydroxyacid dehydrogenase has translation MTAQVWLPIPPEEIEGLPAGPRYLFWDGGADGDQPFPGDPAECAVYVVPYMKRLSVRVAPLARLTNVRVIQTLTAGVDDITARLSDIAPGVRLCNARGVHETSTAELALTLTLAALRGIPEFVRAQRQERWLSGFHPSLADKNVLIVGYGAIGAAIEDRLVPFEVARVARVARSGRTVARGPVHPIADVPSLLPHADVVILCTPLTEDTRGLVDAGFLARMKDGALLVNVARGPVVDTKALLAELERGRITAALDVTDPEPLPAGHPLWQAPGVLISPHVGGPSSAFLPRAKRLLVDQLTRFVNHEPLRNVILTTGPGTAGATGR, from the coding sequence ATGACTGCACAGGTGTGGCTTCCCATTCCGCCCGAGGAGATCGAGGGGCTGCCCGCCGGGCCCCGCTATCTGTTCTGGGACGGGGGTGCGGACGGTGACCAGCCGTTTCCCGGCGACCCGGCGGAGTGCGCGGTGTACGTGGTGCCGTACATGAAGCGGCTGTCGGTCCGGGTGGCCCCGCTGGCGCGGCTGACCAACGTCCGGGTCATCCAGACGCTCACCGCCGGCGTCGACGACATCACCGCGCGGCTTTCGGACATCGCGCCGGGCGTACGCCTGTGCAATGCGCGCGGGGTGCACGAGACCAGCACCGCCGAGCTGGCGCTCACCCTGACCCTCGCCGCGCTGCGCGGCATACCGGAATTCGTCCGCGCCCAGCGACAGGAGCGCTGGCTGAGCGGCTTCCACCCCTCCCTCGCCGACAAGAACGTCCTGATCGTCGGATACGGGGCCATCGGCGCCGCCATCGAGGACCGGCTCGTACCTTTCGAGGTCGCGCGGGTCGCACGGGTCGCACGCTCCGGTCGCACGGTGGCGCGCGGTCCCGTGCATCCGATCGCCGATGTGCCCTCTCTGCTTCCGCACGCGGACGTCGTGATCCTGTGCACCCCCCTCACGGAAGACACCCGTGGGCTCGTGGACGCCGGCTTCCTGGCCCGCATGAAGGACGGCGCGCTGCTCGTCAACGTCGCGCGCGGTCCCGTCGTGGACACCAAGGCGCTCCTCGCCGAACTGGAACGGGGCCGGATCACGGCGGCCCTGGACGTGACCGACCCCGAGCCGCTGCCCGCCGGCCACCCCCTGTGGCAGGCGCCGGGCGTGCTGATCAGCCCGCATGTCGGCGGCCCTTCCTCGGCCTTCCTGCCGCGCGCCAAGCGGCTCCTCGTCGACCAGCTGACCCGGTTCGTGAACCACGAACCC
- a CDS encoding aldo/keto reductase, with translation MERRTIGAGGLAVGAVGLGCMPMSWAYTASRQRGEESVRAVHRALDLGSDLLDTADMYGPFTNELLLGRVLRERRADAFVATKVGLLVGEQHIVANGRPGYVRRACDASLRRLQTDVIDLYQLHRPDPEVPVEETWGAMADLVRAGKVRALGLCALGARGGRRSGAGRYDGTLRRLQRVQQVFPVSAVQAELSVWSPEALRTLVPWCEARGVGFLAAMPLGNGFLTGTLTPGEGFEPDDVRARHPRFTAEMMAANQPIVAGLRRIARRHGEEVTPAQVALAWVLAQGRHVIAVPGTKRERWAAQNAAAADLRLTAQDLAEVSRLPPAQGSWD, from the coding sequence GTGGAGCGCAGGACGATCGGCGCGGGGGGACTCGCGGTGGGGGCCGTCGGACTCGGATGCATGCCGATGAGCTGGGCGTACACCGCATCCCGGCAGCGGGGTGAGGAGTCGGTCAGAGCCGTGCACCGGGCGCTGGACCTGGGTTCGGACCTCCTGGACACCGCGGACATGTACGGACCGTTCACCAACGAGCTGCTGCTCGGCCGGGTGCTCAGGGAGCGGCGCGCGGACGCCTTCGTGGCCACGAAGGTGGGGCTGCTGGTGGGCGAGCAGCACATCGTGGCCAACGGCCGCCCCGGCTATGTGCGGCGGGCCTGCGACGCCTCGCTGCGCCGGCTCCAGACGGACGTGATCGACCTGTACCAGCTGCACCGCCCCGACCCCGAGGTGCCCGTCGAGGAGACGTGGGGCGCGATGGCGGACCTGGTGCGGGCCGGGAAGGTGCGGGCGCTGGGGCTGTGCGCGCTGGGGGCGCGCGGCGGGCGCCGCTCGGGCGCGGGGCGGTACGACGGGACGCTGCGCCGGTTGCAGCGGGTCCAGCAGGTGTTCCCGGTCAGCGCGGTGCAGGCGGAGCTGTCGGTGTGGTCGCCGGAGGCGCTCCGGACGCTGGTGCCGTGGTGCGAGGCGCGCGGGGTCGGTTTCCTCGCGGCGATGCCGCTGGGCAACGGCTTCCTGACCGGCACGCTGACGCCGGGCGAGGGGTTCGAGCCGGACGACGTGCGGGCCCGGCATCCCCGCTTCACGGCCGAGATGATGGCGGCCAACCAGCCGATCGTGGCCGGGCTGCGGCGCATCGCCCGGCGGCACGGCGAGGAGGTCACCCCGGCGCAGGTGGCGCTGGCCTGGGTGCTGGCGCAGGGCCGCCATGTGATCGCGGTGCCGGGCACCAAGCGGGAGCGCTGGGCCGCCCAGAACGCGGCGGCGGCCGACCTGCGGCTGACCGCGCAGGACCTGGCGGAGGTGTCCCGCCTCCCGCCGGCGCAGGGGTCCTGGGACTGA
- a CDS encoding PQQ-dependent sugar dehydrogenase, which translates to MAAGCSSGGGKSLLPTPTAAASGGATASRSAESAAPAKGSVQVLRTVAEGLKSPWGLAALPGGDLLVSSRDEATISRIDAKTGRTTVLGTVSGVSPAGEGGLLGIALSPGYASDHMIYAYFTSASDNRVVRVRYDERKPAGERLGAPDTVFKGIPKGTIHNGGRIAFGPDGMLYAGTGESGKRGLAQDRSSLGGKILRMTPDGEPAPGNPFPGSVVYSYGHRNVQGLAWDRHQRLFASEFGQDTWDELNAITPGGNYGWPKAEGRSSDAGLRNPVAQWHTDEASPSGIACVDGVIWMAGLRGKRLWRVPLDGVAASAAPQAFLTGAYGRLRTVAPAGAGRLWLVTSDTDGRGDPKKGDDRVLELRVR; encoded by the coding sequence ATGGCGGCCGGCTGCTCCTCCGGTGGCGGGAAGTCGTTGCTCCCGACGCCGACCGCCGCCGCGTCCGGCGGGGCCACCGCCTCGCGGAGCGCCGAGTCGGCCGCTCCCGCCAAGGGGTCGGTGCAGGTGCTGCGCACGGTGGCCGAGGGGCTGAAGTCGCCGTGGGGGCTGGCCGCGCTGCCCGGCGGTGATCTGCTGGTCTCCTCCCGGGACGAGGCCACGATCAGCCGGATCGACGCGAAGACCGGCCGGACGACGGTGCTGGGCACGGTCTCCGGGGTCTCGCCGGCCGGCGAGGGCGGGCTGCTGGGCATCGCGCTGTCCCCCGGCTACGCCTCGGACCACATGATCTACGCCTACTTCACCTCGGCCTCCGACAACCGCGTCGTCCGCGTCCGCTACGACGAGCGGAAACCGGCCGGTGAGCGACTCGGCGCTCCCGACACGGTGTTCAAGGGCATCCCCAAGGGCACCATCCACAACGGCGGCCGGATCGCGTTCGGACCGGACGGCATGCTCTACGCGGGCACCGGCGAGAGCGGCAAGCGGGGCCTGGCGCAGGACCGGTCCTCGCTCGGCGGGAAGATCCTGCGGATGACCCCGGACGGCGAACCGGCGCCCGGCAACCCCTTTCCCGGCTCCGTCGTGTACTCCTACGGCCACCGCAACGTCCAGGGCCTTGCCTGGGACCGCCACCAGCGGCTGTTCGCCTCGGAGTTCGGCCAGGACACCTGGGACGAGCTGAACGCGATCACACCGGGCGGGAACTACGGCTGGCCGAAGGCGGAGGGCCGGTCCTCCGACGCCGGCTTGCGGAACCCGGTGGCCCAGTGGCACACCGACGAGGCCTCTCCCAGTGGCATCGCCTGCGTGGACGGCGTGATCTGGATGGCGGGACTGCGCGGCAAGCGCCTGTGGCGCGTCCCGCTGGACGGTGTCGCGGCCTCCGCCGCACCGCAGGCGTTCCTCACCGGCGCCTACGGCCGGCTGCGCACGGTGGCCCCGGCGGGCGCCGGCCGGCTCTGGCTGGTGACCAGCGACACGGACGGCCGGGGCGATCCGAAGAAGGGCGACGACCGGGTGCTGGAGCTGCGGGTGCGCTAG
- a CDS encoding DUF6191 domain-containing protein: MFNAFEDLFAPGRKHTRDEQNRLELSREDVGDNDPGHGPIDLTSGKAVIRLSPPAPPDAEPAPGTD; this comes from the coding sequence GTGTTCAACGCCTTCGAGGACCTGTTCGCACCCGGCCGCAAACACACCCGGGACGAACAGAACCGGCTGGAGCTGTCCCGGGAGGACGTCGGCGACAACGACCCCGGTCACGGTCCCATAGACCTGACCTCCGGCAAGGCGGTGATACGCCTGTCCCCGCCCGCGCCGCCCGACGCGGAGCCCGCGCCCGGCACCGACTGA
- a CDS encoding helix-turn-helix transcriptional regulator: MLGPVETRSVSPVFVGRTAELATLNDALARAAAAEPQALLLGGEAGVGKTRLVEEFAAAAAGRGAVVAVGGCVEIGADGLPFAPFSAALRALRDALPEEFAAAAAGQEEELARLLPDLGEAGAGRHDEQGMARLFELTARLLERVAAAHPVVLVLEDLHWADASTRHLLAYLLRTLRAGRLLVLASYRSDDIHRRHPLRPLLAELDRLRTVLRIELARFTREEAGRQIAGILATEPDPARVDEIYARSDGNAFFIEELAVADCQGNCTGLTDSLRDVLLVRVEALPETAQRVARIVAEGGSTVEYRLIAAVARLAEDDLIEALRAAVGANILTVTPAGDGYRFRHSLVREAVADDLLPGERSRLSRRYAEALEADPTLVPADARVMRLASYWYHAHDAAKALPAVLAAAVVARRRHAYTEQLGLLERAMELWDGAPADVRAALRPVDYAEVYPPCGCDPATTPLRYLDLMAEAAVAGRFGGERERALKITKRALRLLEEDPDPLRAAWFWVQRSRLVQAQARGDGWQELATAQELVRGLPPSEVHAEVLAVVANWSMQHRPGPEALAAAERAVEYARMVGARETELHALLTLGGLTVESGDPEAGLAQMRQVLRDTLAEGVHPVAGRAYVNLPSALRSVGRDREADPLLREGIEFCRRYGLLDSEAWVWGNLSEALYALGRWDEAAEAAAHATRVGHSAKPRAGGALRLAHLALARGDLAEAARQLATARSWYGTHDPRPQQSLPLARTALGIAAAEGRIEDARAILLPALDAGFPPGTHRHGWPLLLAAATAEADARTLSAARPGRTEILDRLSTAVRTLATGVPLWQAYGRWAQAELLRAEGRDTAETWSPVVTAFECLDRPYDLARVRHRLAGALLAEGGDGERDRAVELLRLAAAVAAHLRARPLADAVARLAQRARLSLGGGRRQEPAADPAAAFGLTSRERDVLGLVAAGRTNRQIAEELFISPKTASVHVSNILGKLGVAGRGEAAAVAHRLGLVMAGTLAAESSG; encoded by the coding sequence ATGCTCGGGCCCGTGGAGACCAGGTCCGTCAGTCCCGTTTTCGTCGGCCGCACCGCCGAGTTGGCCACGCTGAACGACGCGCTCGCCCGCGCCGCCGCCGCCGAGCCGCAGGCGCTGCTGCTCGGCGGCGAGGCAGGCGTGGGCAAGACCCGCCTCGTGGAGGAGTTCGCCGCGGCCGCCGCCGGCCGCGGCGCCGTCGTCGCCGTCGGCGGCTGCGTGGAGATCGGCGCCGACGGGCTGCCGTTCGCCCCCTTCTCCGCCGCGTTGCGGGCCCTGCGCGACGCGCTGCCCGAGGAGTTCGCCGCCGCCGCGGCCGGCCAGGAGGAGGAACTCGCCCGGCTGCTGCCCGACCTCGGCGAGGCCGGCGCCGGCCGCCACGACGAACAGGGCATGGCCCGCCTGTTCGAACTGACCGCCCGGCTGCTGGAGCGGGTCGCCGCCGCCCACCCCGTCGTCCTGGTCCTGGAGGACCTGCACTGGGCCGACGCCTCCACCCGCCACCTGCTGGCCTACCTGCTGCGCACCCTGCGCGCCGGCCGCCTCCTCGTCCTGGCGAGCTACCGCAGCGACGACATCCACCGCCGCCACCCGCTGCGCCCCCTGCTCGCCGAACTCGACCGGCTGCGCACCGTCCTGCGGATCGAACTCGCCCGCTTCACCCGCGAGGAGGCCGGCCGCCAGATCGCCGGCATCCTCGCCACCGAGCCCGACCCCGCCCGGGTCGACGAGATCTACGCCCGCTCCGACGGCAACGCCTTCTTCATCGAGGAACTCGCCGTCGCCGACTGCCAGGGCAACTGCACCGGTCTCACCGACTCCCTGCGCGATGTGCTCCTCGTCCGGGTCGAGGCACTGCCCGAGACCGCCCAGCGGGTCGCCCGGATCGTCGCCGAGGGCGGCTCCACGGTGGAGTACCGGCTGATCGCCGCCGTGGCCCGGCTGGCCGAGGACGACCTCATCGAGGCGCTGCGGGCCGCCGTCGGCGCCAACATCCTCACCGTCACCCCGGCCGGCGACGGCTACCGCTTCCGCCACTCCCTGGTCCGCGAGGCCGTCGCCGACGACCTGCTGCCCGGCGAACGCTCCCGCCTCAGCCGCCGCTACGCCGAGGCCCTGGAAGCCGACCCCACGCTCGTCCCGGCCGACGCCCGCGTGATGCGCCTGGCCAGCTACTGGTACCACGCGCACGACGCCGCCAAGGCCCTGCCCGCCGTCCTGGCCGCCGCCGTCGTCGCCCGCCGCCGGCACGCCTACACCGAACAACTCGGCCTGCTGGAACGGGCGATGGAACTGTGGGACGGCGCCCCCGCGGACGTGCGCGCCGCCCTGCGTCCGGTGGACTACGCGGAGGTCTACCCTCCGTGCGGCTGCGACCCGGCCACCACCCCGCTGCGCTACCTCGACCTGATGGCCGAGGCCGCGGTGGCGGGCCGCTTCGGCGGCGAACGGGAGCGCGCCCTGAAGATCACCAAGCGGGCCCTGCGCCTGCTGGAGGAGGACCCGGACCCGCTGCGCGCCGCCTGGTTCTGGGTGCAGCGCTCCCGGCTGGTCCAGGCCCAGGCCCGCGGCGACGGCTGGCAGGAACTGGCCACCGCTCAGGAGCTGGTGCGCGGCCTGCCGCCGTCCGAGGTGCACGCCGAGGTGCTGGCGGTCGTCGCCAACTGGTCCATGCAGCACCGGCCCGGCCCCGAGGCCCTGGCCGCCGCCGAACGGGCCGTGGAGTACGCGCGCATGGTGGGCGCCCGCGAGACCGAACTGCACGCCCTGCTCACCCTCGGCGGCCTGACGGTCGAGTCCGGCGACCCGGAGGCGGGCCTCGCGCAGATGCGGCAGGTGCTGCGGGACACCCTGGCGGAGGGCGTGCACCCGGTCGCCGGCCGCGCCTACGTCAACCTGCCGTCCGCGCTGCGCAGCGTCGGCCGGGACCGGGAGGCCGACCCGCTGCTGCGCGAGGGCATCGAGTTCTGCCGCCGGTACGGACTGCTGGACTCCGAAGCCTGGGTCTGGGGCAACCTCTCCGAGGCGCTCTACGCGCTCGGCCGGTGGGACGAGGCCGCCGAGGCCGCCGCGCACGCCACCCGGGTCGGCCACAGCGCCAAACCCCGGGCCGGTGGCGCCCTGCGCCTGGCCCACCTCGCCCTGGCCCGCGGCGACCTCGCCGAGGCCGCTCGGCAGCTCGCCACCGCCCGCTCCTGGTACGGCACCCACGACCCCCGGCCCCAGCAGTCCCTGCCGCTGGCCCGCACCGCCCTCGGCATCGCCGCCGCCGAGGGCAGGATCGAGGACGCCCGCGCGATCCTGCTCCCCGCGCTGGACGCCGGGTTCCCGCCCGGCACCCACCGGCACGGCTGGCCGCTGCTGCTGGCCGCCGCCACCGCCGAGGCCGACGCCCGCACCCTGTCCGCCGCCCGGCCCGGCCGCACCGAGATCCTCGACCGCCTCTCCACGGCCGTACGGACGCTGGCCACCGGAGTCCCGTTGTGGCAGGCCTACGGCCGCTGGGCCCAAGCGGAACTGCTGCGCGCCGAGGGCCGGGACACCGCCGAGACCTGGTCCCCGGTCGTCACCGCCTTCGAATGCCTGGACCGCCCCTACGACCTCGCCCGGGTCCGGCACCGCCTGGCCGGGGCGCTGCTGGCCGAGGGCGGCGACGGCGAGCGCGACCGCGCCGTGGAACTGCTCCGGCTGGCCGCGGCGGTCGCCGCCCACCTCCGGGCCCGCCCGCTCGCCGACGCCGTCGCCCGGCTCGCCCAGCGCGCCCGGCTCAGCCTCGGCGGCGGCAGGCGGCAGGAGCCGGCCGCCGACCCGGCCGCCGCGTTCGGCCTCACCAGCCGAGAGCGGGACGTCCTCGGGCTGGTCGCGGCCGGCCGCACCAACCGCCAGATAGCAGAGGAGCTGTTCATCTCGCCGAAGACCGCGAGCGTCCACGTGTCCAACATCCTGGGCAAGCTCGGGGTCGCGGGCCGGGGCGAGGCGGCGGCGGTGGCGCACCGGCTCGGCCTGGTCATGGCCGGGACGCTCGCTGCCGAATCGTCCGGGTGA